A DNA window from Pedomonas mirosovicensis contains the following coding sequences:
- a CDS encoding SDR family NAD(P)-dependent oxidoreductase, translating to MTLANRTVLITGGSRGIGAAAVRQLAAKGAFAIIHYGRNRQAAEAVLNDIGGHGALVEGDLGAPGAGRAVWEQALALAPNGKIDVLVNNAATFAESGVNADWDRWTHDWANTIQVNVIASADLCKCAIPHFEANGGGRVVTLISRAAHRGDTPDYMHYAASKAAQAALTKSIARGFAAKNILAYNIAPGFTRTEMAEDWVRVYGEAAASADIPLGRMATPDEVANVIVYCAGEAPAAMTGTTIDVNGGSYIRA from the coding sequence ATGACCCTCGCCAATCGCACCGTTCTCATCACCGGCGGCTCCCGCGGCATCGGCGCCGCTGCCGTGCGCCAGCTCGCCGCCAAGGGCGCGTTCGCCATCATCCACTACGGCCGCAACCGGCAGGCAGCCGAGGCTGTGCTGAACGACATCGGCGGCCACGGCGCGCTGGTCGAGGGCGATCTCGGCGCGCCCGGCGCGGGCCGCGCGGTGTGGGAACAGGCCCTTGCGCTGGCTCCGAACGGCAAGATCGACGTGCTCGTCAACAACGCGGCCACCTTTGCCGAAAGCGGCGTGAATGCGGACTGGGACCGCTGGACCCACGACTGGGCCAACACCATTCAGGTGAACGTCATCGCCTCGGCGGACCTGTGCAAATGCGCCATCCCCCACTTCGAGGCCAACGGCGGCGGCCGCGTCGTCACCCTCATCAGCCGCGCGGCGCACCGGGGCGACACGCCGGACTACATGCACTACGCCGCCTCCAAGGCGGCGCAGGCGGCGCTGACCAAATCCATCGCCCGCGGCTTTGCCGCCAAGAACATCCTCGCCTACAATATCGCCCCCGGCTTCACCCGCACCGAAATGGCGGAGGACTGGGTGCGCGTCTACGGCGAGGCCGCCGCCTCGGCCGACATCCCGCTCGGCCGCATGGCAACCCCCGATGAAGTGGCGAACGTCATCGTCTACTGCGCGGGCGAAGCCCCCGCCGCCATGACCGGCACCACCATCGACGTGAACGGCGGCAGCTACATCCGGGCGTAA
- a CDS encoding Bax inhibitor-1/YccA family protein, translated as MVNQIDPRIAMGRQGTMDRADIDVGLRKYMLGVYNYMASGVLLTGLVAMAVAMSPALQYFIFGTAFRWVAIFAPLAIVMFFSFRLQRMSSTTAKAVFWLFAGTMGLSLGSIFLVYTGASIAKTFFVTAATFGALSLYGYTTKKDLSGWGTFLFMGLIGLILASIVNIFTQSAAFDFVISAVGVLLFAGLTAYDTQKIKEMYFASDSYEIAAKKSVSGALSLYLDFINLFLFLLRFMGSSRD; from the coding sequence ATGGTTAATCAGATCGACCCGCGTATTGCAATGGGCCGTCAGGGCACCATGGACCGGGCCGACATTGATGTTGGCCTGCGTAAGTACATGCTTGGCGTCTATAACTACATGGCGTCCGGCGTGCTGCTGACAGGCCTCGTCGCCATGGCGGTGGCGATGTCGCCGGCGCTGCAATATTTCATCTTCGGCACGGCTTTCCGCTGGGTGGCGATCTTCGCGCCGCTGGCGATCGTGATGTTCTTCAGCTTCCGCCTCCAGCGCATGTCGTCCACCACGGCCAAGGCCGTGTTCTGGCTGTTCGCCGGCACCATGGGCCTGTCGCTGGGTAGCATCTTCCTGGTCTACACCGGCGCATCCATCGCCAAGACCTTCTTCGTCACTGCCGCCACCTTCGGCGCGCTGAGCCTTTATGGCTACACCACGAAGAAGGACCTCTCCGGTTGGGGCACCTTCCTGTTCATGGGCCTGATCGGCTTGATCCTGGCCAGCATCGTGAACATCTTCACCCAGTCGGCCGCGTTCGACTTCGTAATCAGCGCCGTCGGCGTGCTGCTGTTCGCAGGGCTTACCGCCTACGATACGCAGAAGATCAAGGAAATGTACTTCGCCAGCGACAGCTACGAGATCGCGGCCAAGAAGTCGGTCTCGGGCGCGCTGAGCCTGTACCTCGACTTCATCAACCTCTTCCTGTTCCTGCTCCGCTTCATGGGCAGCAGCCGCGACTAA
- a CDS encoding sulfite exporter TauE/SafE family protein, producing MTTVEGVTGVMDLLGSDFLLFIAIGFVGQLFDGALGMGFGVISYTVLSSIGIPYTVVSASVNGAKIFTGAVSGSAHIRHKNVDWRMFRLLALAGAVGGVLGVLMLTQVPGTIIRPVIAIYLTIVGVFIILRAYRMVTGKVSTKRTIGIGMAGGFLEATAGVWGPLVTSNMIASGSTPRYAVGTANLAEFVVALVVSTMLIPHIGIESFSKAVIGLLIGAVLAAPLAARFARQLPARTLTIGVGLMVVVTSLYRLYQTYFM from the coding sequence GTGACCACAGTTGAGGGCGTTACGGGCGTAATGGACTTGCTCGGCTCCGATTTCCTGCTGTTCATCGCCATCGGCTTCGTAGGACAGCTCTTTGACGGCGCTCTCGGCATGGGATTCGGTGTCATCAGCTACACCGTGCTCTCAAGCATCGGCATTCCGTACACGGTGGTCAGCGCCAGCGTGAACGGGGCGAAGATCTTCACCGGCGCGGTCTCGGGCTCGGCCCATATTCGCCACAAGAACGTGGACTGGCGCATGTTCCGCCTGCTGGCCCTGGCGGGCGCGGTCGGCGGCGTGCTCGGCGTGCTCATGCTGACCCAGGTGCCCGGTACGATCATCCGCCCGGTCATCGCCATTTATCTCACCATTGTCGGCGTCTTCATCATTCTGCGCGCCTATCGCATGGTGACAGGCAAGGTCTCGACCAAGCGGACCATCGGCATCGGCATGGCCGGCGGTTTCCTGGAAGCGACGGCAGGCGTGTGGGGGCCGCTTGTGACCAGCAACATGATCGCCAGCGGCTCGACGCCCCGCTACGCGGTGGGCACGGCCAACCTGGCCGAGTTCGTCGTTGCCCTTGTGGTCTCGACCATGCTGATCCCCCATATCGGCATCGAGAGCTTCTCCAAGGCCGTCATCGGGCTGCTCATCGGCGCCGTGCTGGCCGCGCCGTTGGCCGCGCGTTTCGCCCGCCAGCTGCCTGCCCGCACGCTGACGATCGGCGTCGGGCTCATGGTCGTCGTCACCAGCCTCTACCGTTTGTATCAGACCTATTTCATGTAA
- a CDS encoding MFS transporter, whose product MHAPLSQTTDPSPAPSATWREWIGLGVLVLPALLIAIDMTVLHLAVPHLSADLKPTSTQLLWIIDIYGFFIAGSLVTMGALGDRIGRRKLLLIGAAAFSATSVIAAFSSTPAMLIAARALLGVAAATLMPSTLSLIRNMFHDEKQRGFALAVWISLMMGGGAAGPILGGIVLEHWWWGAVFLLNVPVMVLLLAVAPFLLPEYRKADPGRLDLVSAALATSAVMATVYGVKHIAIDGLTWDAILGLVAGVLIGAAFVRRQKRLADPMVNPELFRNSAFRATLTTQTLIVLAVAAPFFLSSQYMQLVLGFTPLEAGLGLLPALVAGTAGSMLAPWAAGKVRSAFVIGGGLLISAVGLALLTQTPATQGYPVIIAGLSLGIVGAHAAITLLTNAILGAAPPERAGEASGLSETTLELANAVGIAVMGSLAAAIYQSVVADSLPLGLSEALAAAGRESLFAAAAAAEQMGGPQAAAMLVAAREAFVAGLQVAAGIGALIMGTLAVLAITLLRHATEKAADAMQH is encoded by the coding sequence GTGCACGCGCCTTTATCACAAACCACTGACCCCTCGCCTGCTCCCAGCGCCACTTGGCGCGAGTGGATCGGCCTTGGCGTTCTCGTTCTCCCCGCGCTTCTCATCGCCATCGACATGACGGTGCTGCACCTTGCCGTGCCGCATCTCTCGGCTGACCTGAAGCCGACGAGCACGCAGCTTCTCTGGATCATCGATATCTACGGCTTCTTCATCGCCGGGTCGCTGGTCACCATGGGCGCGCTGGGCGACCGCATCGGCCGGCGCAAGCTGTTGCTCATAGGCGCAGCCGCGTTCAGCGCGACCTCGGTCATCGCCGCCTTTTCCAGCACCCCGGCCATGCTCATCGCCGCACGGGCGCTCCTGGGCGTGGCGGCGGCAACGCTGATGCCCTCCACCCTCTCGCTCATCCGCAACATGTTCCATGACGAAAAACAGCGGGGCTTTGCCCTGGCCGTCTGGATCAGCCTGATGATGGGCGGCGGCGCAGCCGGGCCCATCCTTGGCGGCATCGTGCTGGAGCATTGGTGGTGGGGTGCGGTGTTTCTGCTCAATGTGCCGGTGATGGTGCTGCTGCTGGCCGTCGCTCCGTTCCTGCTGCCGGAATATAGGAAGGCCGATCCCGGCCGGCTCGATCTCGTCAGCGCGGCGCTGGCGACGAGCGCGGTGATGGCCACGGTCTATGGCGTCAAGCACATCGCCATCGATGGCCTGACCTGGGATGCCATCCTGGGCCTGGTCGCGGGCGTCCTTATCGGCGCGGCCTTCGTGCGGCGGCAGAAACGGCTTGCCGACCCGATGGTCAACCCGGAGCTGTTCCGCAACTCCGCCTTCCGCGCCACGCTCACCACCCAGACGCTGATCGTGCTTGCGGTGGCGGCTCCCTTCTTCCTCAGCAGCCAGTATATGCAGCTGGTTCTGGGCTTCACGCCACTGGAAGCGGGCCTTGGCCTCTTGCCGGCCCTGGTTGCGGGCACCGCCGGCTCCATGCTCGCGCCGTGGGCGGCGGGCAAGGTGCGCTCGGCGTTCGTGATTGGCGGCGGTCTTCTCATCAGCGCCGTGGGGCTTGCGCTGCTCACCCAGACTCCGGCAACGCAGGGCTATCCGGTCATTATCGCCGGGCTCAGCCTCGGCATTGTCGGCGCGCACGCCGCGATCACCCTGCTCACCAACGCCATTCTGGGCGCAGCCCCGCCCGAACGGGCCGGCGAGGCCTCCGGACTGTCCGAGACGACGCTGGAGTTGGCCAATGCCGTCGGCATTGCCGTCATGGGGAGCCTGGCCGCCGCCATTTACCAGTCTGTGGTGGCGGACAGCCTGCCCCTCGGCCTCTCCGAGGCGCTGGCGGCAGCGGGCCGCGAATCCCTGTTCGCGGCGGCAGCGGCTGCCGAACAGATGGGCGGCCCGCAGGCGGCGGCCATGCTGGTGGCGGCGCGGGAAGCGTTCGTCGCCGGGTTGCAGGTGGCTGCCGGCATCGGCGCGCTCATCATGGGCACGCTCGCCGTTCTGGCCATCACCCTGCTGCGCCACGCCACCGAAAAGGCGGCGGACGCCATGCAGCACTGA
- a CDS encoding DUF2794 domain-containing protein, with the protein MQVVFDRQELSKLLGIYGRGVAMGVWRDYAIDMHRTQAVFSIFQRSSERPEFRLIKQPELARKQGQYSLVNQSGVILKRGSELANVLRLLERKLLKVVDE; encoded by the coding sequence ATGCAAGTCGTGTTCGACCGGCAGGAGCTGAGCAAGCTGCTCGGCATCTACGGCCGGGGCGTCGCCATGGGCGTGTGGCGGGACTACGCCATCGACATGCACCGCACCCAGGCGGTGTTCTCCATTTTCCAGCGTTCCAGCGAGCGGCCCGAGTTCCGGCTCATCAAGCAGCCGGAGCTGGCCCGCAAGCAGGGGCAGTATTCGCTCGTCAACCAGTCCGGCGTCATCCTCAAGCGCGGGTCGGAGCTGGCCAATGTGCTGCGCCTGCTTGAGCGCAAGCTGCTGAAGGTGGTGGACGAGTAA
- the epsC gene encoding serine O-acetyltransferase EpsC yields the protein MLHSLVAYLDSIKARDPAPRSRWEVLLYAGVHAVAVHRIAHAFYRARLYWLARAVSQFGRFLTGIEIHPGAKIGRNFFIDHGMGVVIGETAEIGDDVTMYQGITLGGVDPSSGKGGKRHPTIQDGAIIGANAQILGPIVVGKRSRVGANAVVTKDVADGATVVGNPAKPLLVDAKVYAKDFLAYGTPCDEKYDPQTQKLEILRCEMERLQARLAALEAEQREKQDNRASRQSVG from the coding sequence ATGCTCCACTCGCTGGTGGCTTATCTGGATTCGATCAAGGCGCGAGACCCCGCGCCGCGCAGCCGTTGGGAAGTGCTGCTCTACGCCGGGGTCCATGCGGTTGCCGTCCATCGCATCGCCCACGCGTTCTACCGGGCCCGGCTCTACTGGCTGGCGCGGGCGGTATCGCAGTTCGGCCGGTTCCTGACCGGCATCGAGATCCACCCCGGCGCGAAGATCGGCCGCAACTTCTTCATCGACCACGGCATGGGCGTCGTCATCGGCGAGACCGCCGAAATCGGCGACGACGTGACCATGTATCAGGGCATTACGCTCGGCGGCGTCGACCCCTCCTCCGGCAAGGGCGGCAAGCGCCACCCCACCATTCAGGACGGCGCCATCATCGGCGCCAACGCCCAGATTCTCGGCCCCATCGTCGTCGGCAAGCGCTCCCGCGTCGGGGCCAACGCCGTCGTCACCAAGGACGTGGCGGACGGCGCGACCGTGGTCGGCAACCCGGCCAAGCCGCTGCTGGTGGACGCCAAGGTCTACGCCAAGGACTTCCTCGCCTATGGCACGCCCTGCGATGAGAAGTACGACCCGCAGACCCAGAAACTGGAGATCCTGCGCTGCGAAATGGAACGGTTGCAGGCCCGTCTCGCGGCTCTGGAAGCCGAGCAACGCGAAAAACAGGACAATCGGGCCTCGCGTCAATCCGTCGGCTGA
- a CDS encoding hydrogen peroxide-inducible genes activator, producing MNLPTIKQLQYLTTLYEHGHFGRAADACFVTQSTLSAGLRELEAVLDATLVERTKRVVRFTPLGEKVARKAYNVLREVTEIAQLARAAGRPLAGELRLGVIPTIAPFFLPKVLPALRRSYPDLKLYLREEMSHVACDALMRGQLDCVLLALPYGCGDVEAAELFDDELMAALHEEETHSVPETVNPADLDSDHMLLLEDGHCLRNHALAACDRPDLRGERAILGTSLHTLVQMVDNQLGVTLLPKMAVDAGILDGTHVVTRPLTSANAKRRIALVWRRKSPREDEFRLLANFFIAARDGSVPAPVEGGEGSRRVGEVVPAGDSPQAG from the coding sequence ATGAACCTCCCGACGATCAAGCAGCTGCAATATCTCACCACCCTCTATGAGCATGGTCACTTCGGCCGGGCGGCCGATGCCTGTTTCGTCACCCAATCCACCCTGTCCGCCGGTCTGCGCGAGCTGGAGGCGGTGCTGGACGCAACGCTGGTGGAGCGCACCAAGCGTGTCGTCCGCTTCACCCCGCTGGGCGAGAAGGTGGCGCGCAAGGCCTATAACGTGCTGCGGGAAGTGACGGAGATCGCCCAGCTGGCGCGTGCGGCGGGACGGCCGCTGGCGGGCGAGCTGCGGCTGGGCGTGATCCCGACCATCGCGCCGTTCTTTCTCCCGAAGGTGCTGCCGGCGCTGCGTCGGTCCTATCCGGATCTGAAGCTCTACCTGCGCGAAGAGATGAGCCATGTGGCTTGCGACGCCTTGATGCGCGGCCAGCTGGACTGCGTGCTCCTGGCCTTGCCCTACGGCTGCGGCGATGTGGAGGCGGCGGAGCTGTTTGACGATGAACTGATGGCCGCCCTGCATGAGGAAGAGACGCACAGCGTGCCCGAGACGGTGAACCCAGCGGACCTGGATAGCGACCACATGCTGCTGCTGGAAGACGGCCACTGCCTCAGGAACCACGCGCTTGCCGCCTGCGACCGGCCGGACCTGCGCGGCGAGCGGGCAATTCTCGGCACTTCGCTGCACACGCTGGTGCAAATGGTGGATAACCAGCTGGGCGTTACCCTGCTGCCGAAGATGGCGGTGGATGCGGGCATCCTTGACGGCACCCACGTCGTCACCCGGCCGCTCACCTCCGCGAACGCCAAGCGCCGCATCGCTCTGGTATGGCGGCGCAAGAGCCCGCGCGAGGACGAGTTCCGTCTGCTGGCGAACTTCTTCATCGCCGCGCGTGACGGCTCGGTCCCCGCTCCGGTGGAGGGGGGCGAGGGGTCTCGGCGGGTGGGGGAGGTTGTGCCCGCGGGCGACTCTCCCCAGGCTGGCTGA
- a CDS encoding dicarboxylate/amino acid:cation symporter, translating into MQRRFTLLILAAMILGVIVGHLCNHGAGSAESAKEIAGYFSIITDVFLRLIKMIIAPLVFSTLVVGIAHMEDSASVGRVGLKTMLWFVCASAVSLFLGAFLVNLLQPGVGLGLPLPDLSQHADVGTGGMSLKEFITHLVPRSIAEAMANNEILQIVVFSVFVGIALTQLGEKGRLVAQFADQMAHVMLKITGYVMMAAPLAVFAAVAATVTTQGLDIIGVYGKFVGSFYLSLFLLWGVLVFAGFLVLGGRVRGLVRAMREPALLSFSTASSEAAYPKMLERLEEFGVPNRIASFVLPLGYSFNLDGSMMYCTFATLFIAQAYGIELTLAQQITMCLLLMVTSKGMAGVPRASLVVIAATLAHFNIPEAGLLLVLAVDQFLDMGRSATNVVGNSVATAVVAKWEGQLSHSQDRIVAET; encoded by the coding sequence ATGCAACGCCGCTTCACGCTGCTCATTCTCGCCGCCATGATCCTGGGCGTTATCGTCGGCCACCTGTGCAATCACGGTGCGGGGAGCGCCGAATCCGCCAAGGAAATCGCGGGCTATTTTTCCATCATCACCGATGTGTTCCTGCGGCTCATCAAGATGATCATTGCGCCGCTGGTGTTCTCGACCCTGGTGGTCGGCATCGCCCATATGGAAGACAGCGCCTCCGTCGGCCGGGTCGGTCTCAAGACGATGCTCTGGTTCGTGTGCGCCTCCGCCGTATCGCTGTTCCTTGGCGCGTTCCTCGTCAACCTGCTCCAGCCGGGCGTCGGCCTTGGCCTGCCCCTGCCCGATCTCAGCCAGCACGCTGATGTGGGAACGGGCGGCATGTCGCTGAAGGAGTTCATCACCCACCTGGTGCCGCGCTCCATCGCCGAGGCCATGGCGAACAACGAGATCCTGCAGATCGTCGTCTTCTCGGTGTTCGTGGGCATTGCGCTCACCCAGCTGGGCGAGAAGGGCCGCCTCGTCGCCCAGTTCGCCGACCAGATGGCCCACGTGATGCTGAAGATCACCGGCTACGTGATGATGGCCGCGCCCCTTGCCGTGTTCGCCGCCGTGGCCGCCACCGTCACCACCCAGGGGCTGGATATCATCGGGGTCTACGGCAAGTTCGTCGGCAGCTTCTACCTGTCGCTGTTCCTGCTGTGGGGCGTGCTGGTGTTCGCCGGCTTCCTGGTGCTGGGCGGCCGGGTGCGCGGCCTTGTGCGCGCCATGCGCGAGCCTGCCCTGCTCTCCTTCTCCACCGCCTCGTCGGAAGCCGCCTACCCGAAGATGCTGGAGCGCCTGGAGGAATTCGGCGTTCCCAACCGTATCGCCAGCTTCGTGCTGCCGCTCGGCTACTCGTTCAATCTGGACGGGTCGATGATGTACTGCACCTTCGCGACCCTGTTCATCGCGCAGGCCTACGGCATCGAGCTGACGCTGGCCCAGCAGATCACCATGTGCCTGCTGCTCATGGTCACCTCCAAGGGCATGGCGGGCGTTCCGCGCGCCTCGCTGGTGGTGATCGCCGCCACGCTCGCCCACTTCAACATCCCCGAAGCGGGCTTGCTCCTGGTATTGGCCGTGGACCAGTTCCTTGACATGGGCCGCAGCGCCACCAATGTGGTGGGCAACTCTGTCGCGACGGCGGTGGTTGCGAAGTGGGAGGGCCAGCTGTCCCACTCTCAGGACCGGATCGTCGCTGAAACGTAA
- a CDS encoding class I SAM-dependent methyltransferase produces the protein MTTFKDHFSGHAAQYREYRPHYPDSLFEIIAEHAPARTAVWDCGCGNGQASVGLARYFGTVYATDASAQQIAAAEQHPRVAYSVATAENSGLPDASVDAVLVAQALHWFDFERFYDEVERVARRGALFVAVAYRLAEIAPEIDPILQRFHDETVGPFWPADRAHIDSSYRDIPRRFPPVDLPPVTMEAEWTLDQLLAYLGTWSSVQRMQKDTGQDPLPALREELLPVWGEPDTPRAIRWPLIMLAGRVG, from the coding sequence ATGACCACGTTCAAGGACCACTTCTCCGGACACGCCGCCCAGTACCGCGAATACCGCCCCCACTACCCCGACAGCCTCTTCGAGATCATCGCCGAGCACGCGCCCGCCCGCACTGCGGTGTGGGATTGCGGCTGCGGCAACGGGCAGGCCAGCGTTGGCCTCGCCCGCTATTTCGGCACCGTCTACGCCACCGATGCCAGCGCCCAGCAGATCGCGGCAGCAGAGCAGCACCCGCGCGTCGCCTACAGCGTGGCGACGGCAGAAAACTCCGGCCTGCCCGATGCGTCCGTCGATGCGGTTCTGGTCGCCCAGGCCCTGCACTGGTTCGATTTCGAGAGGTTTTACGACGAGGTGGAGAGGGTGGCCCGGCGCGGCGCGCTGTTCGTGGCCGTGGCCTACCGGCTGGCGGAGATCGCACCCGAGATCGATCCCATCCTCCAGCGCTTCCACGACGAGACCGTCGGCCCCTTCTGGCCGGCGGACCGCGCCCATATCGACAGCAGCTACCGGGACATTCCCCGGCGCTTCCCCCCTGTCGACCTGCCTCCGGTGACGATGGAGGCCGAATGGACGCTGGACCAGCTTCTGGCCTACCTCGGCACCTGGTCTTCCGTGCAGCGGATGCAGAAGGACACGGGGCAAGACCCCCTCCCCGCCCTGCGCGAGGAACTGCTGCCCGTCTGGGGCGAGCCCGATACGCCCCGCGCCATTCGCTGGCCGCTCATCATGCTTGCGGGCCGGGTGGGATAG
- a CDS encoding LysE family translocator, with the protein MSLQTWWIFVCAVFLICGTPGPNMLHILTRSLRFGFRRTLAAMAGCMSAILIAVSASAAGLSAVLAASPLVFDVLKYAGVAYLIYLGIKAWRDTSPVLIAEPGADAAPPTTGTSAFALYRGGLLVGLSNPKLLVFAAAFFPQFIDKHAPQGPQFAILVATFVVLESFWYCTYALGGRKLARLLTRATWQRAFSRLTGVLFMGFGAALLGYRP; encoded by the coding sequence ATGTCCCTTCAAACCTGGTGGATCTTCGTGTGCGCGGTGTTCCTCATCTGCGGGACGCCGGGGCCGAACATGCTGCACATCCTCACCCGCAGCCTGCGCTTCGGCTTCCGGCGCACGCTGGCCGCCATGGCCGGGTGCATGTCCGCCATCCTCATCGCTGTCAGCGCCTCGGCGGCGGGGCTGAGCGCGGTGCTGGCCGCCTCTCCGCTGGTGTTCGACGTGCTGAAATACGCAGGTGTTGCCTACCTCATCTATCTCGGCATCAAGGCGTGGCGGGACACCTCGCCCGTCCTGATCGCCGAACCGGGGGCGGACGCCGCGCCCCCGACCACCGGCACGTCCGCCTTCGCCCTTTACCGGGGCGGGCTCCTGGTCGGCCTCAGCAACCCCAAGCTGCTCGTCTTCGCCGCCGCCTTCTTCCCCCAGTTCATCGACAAGCACGCCCCGCAGGGGCCGCAGTTCGCCATCCTCGTGGCGACCTTCGTGGTGCTGGAGAGCTTCTGGTACTGCACCTACGCGCTTGGCGGGCGCAAGCTCGCCCGGCTGCTCACCCGCGCCACCTGGCAGCGGGCCTTCAGCCGCCTGACGGGCGTGCTGTTCATGGGCTTTGGGGCGGCGCTGCTCGGCTATCGCCCGTAA
- a CDS encoding ABC transporter permease — protein sequence MPEGNVVTRGDWWTPDYAGPPLVSLDEEVARGLGLDIGDTITVSVLGVDLTATVANVRKVDWDSLGFNFAMLFNPAALRGAPHTYMATVEATKAAEPAVFKRITARYPAVLVVQVSEALGEVARLMGQISIAIRSMGGITIAAGVLVLIGSIVASRQARSYDAVLLKLLGATRAQVLLGLVLEYALIGLLTAAIALVLGLLGGWYAVTEVLDLEWVLPLGPAFGTVLVGAVATIGLGLAGTWGVLSARPNQVLRAAQA from the coding sequence GTGCCCGAGGGCAACGTCGTCACCCGCGGCGACTGGTGGACGCCGGACTATGCCGGGCCGCCACTGGTCTCGCTCGACGAGGAGGTGGCGCGCGGGCTGGGGCTCGACATCGGCGACACCATCACCGTCTCCGTTCTCGGCGTCGACCTGACGGCAACCGTCGCCAATGTGCGGAAGGTGGACTGGGACAGCCTCGGCTTCAACTTCGCCATGCTGTTCAACCCGGCGGCGCTGCGAGGTGCGCCGCACACCTACATGGCAACCGTGGAGGCAACGAAAGCGGCCGAGCCTGCCGTGTTCAAGCGCATCACCGCCCGGTATCCGGCTGTGCTGGTCGTTCAGGTGTCCGAAGCGCTGGGCGAGGTTGCCCGCCTCATGGGGCAGATCAGCATTGCGATCCGGTCCATGGGCGGCATCACCATCGCGGCGGGCGTGCTGGTGCTCATCGGCTCCATCGTCGCCAGCCGTCAGGCGCGCAGCTACGACGCGGTGCTCCTGAAGCTGCTGGGGGCAACGCGCGCACAGGTGCTTTTGGGGCTCGTTCTGGAATACGCGCTCATCGGCCTGCTGACGGCTGCCATCGCGCTGGTGCTGGGCTTGCTCGGCGGGTGGTATGCAGTAACGGAAGTCCTGGATCTGGAATGGGTTCTGCCGCTGGGCCCGGCGTTCGGGACCGTGCTCGTCGGGGCCGTTGCCACCATCGGGCTGGGGCTGGCGGGCACATGGGGCGTGCTCAGCGCGCGGCCCAACCAGGTGCTGCGCGCGGCGCAAGCATAG
- a CDS encoding NADPH:quinone oxidoreductase family protein, whose product MKAIICNAFGAPEDLRFADCPSPGVGAGQVRIRVHAAGVNFPDTLIIQGKYQFRPPFPFSPGAEVAGTVDAVGEGVAHVKPGDRVLGTGIFGGYAEEMVVDASACFPIPDTMPFETAAGFLLTYGTSHHALKQRATLQPGETVLVLGAAGGVGLAAVELAKAMGARVIAAASTDEKLALTREYGADGLINYTAQDLREAVKALTGGKGVDVIYDPVGGDLAEPAFRSIGWGGRYLVVGFAGGDIPSLPLNLPLLKGAAIVGVFWGQFTRLEPEVHQANVAELLAWAAEGRLKPHISEVFPLARAAEALRVVMERKAKGKVVLKVA is encoded by the coding sequence ATGAAAGCCATCATCTGCAATGCCTTCGGCGCGCCGGAGGATTTGAGATTCGCCGATTGCCCGTCGCCCGGCGTGGGGGCGGGGCAGGTTCGCATTCGCGTCCATGCGGCGGGGGTCAACTTCCCCGATACGCTCATCATCCAGGGTAAATACCAGTTCAGGCCGCCGTTTCCCTTCTCGCCGGGGGCGGAAGTGGCGGGCACCGTCGACGCGGTGGGCGAGGGCGTTGCCCACGTAAAGCCGGGGGACCGGGTGCTCGGCACCGGCATTTTCGGCGGCTACGCCGAGGAAATGGTGGTGGACGCCAGCGCTTGCTTCCCCATTCCAGACACGATGCCCTTCGAGACGGCAGCCGGTTTCCTCCTCACCTACGGCACCTCGCACCATGCCCTCAAGCAGCGGGCCACCCTCCAGCCGGGGGAGACGGTGCTGGTGCTGGGCGCGGCGGGCGGCGTCGGGCTCGCCGCTGTCGAGCTGGCCAAAGCCATGGGCGCACGCGTCATCGCCGCCGCCTCCACCGACGAGAAGCTGGCGCTCACCCGCGAATACGGCGCGGACGGGCTCATCAACTACACGGCGCAGGACCTGCGCGAGGCGGTGAAGGCGCTGACCGGGGGCAAGGGCGTCGATGTGATCTACGATCCGGTGGGCGGTGACCTCGCCGAACCCGCCTTCCGCTCCATCGGTTGGGGCGGGCGCTATCTGGTGGTGGGCTTTGCGGGCGGGGACATCCCCTCTCTGCCGCTCAACCTGCCGCTGCTGAAAGGCGCGGCCATCGTCGGCGTGTTCTGGGGGCAGTTCACCCGGCTGGAGCCGGAAGTGCATCAGGCCAACGTGGCCGAGCTGCTGGCCTGGGCAGCGGAAGGCCGCCTCAAGCCCCACATCAGCGAGGTTTTCCCCTTGGCGCGGGCCGCCGAGGCGCTGCGTGTCGTTATGGAGCGCAAGGCCAAGGGCAAGGTGGTGCTGAAGGTGGCGTGA